Proteins encoded together in one Priestia aryabhattai window:
- a CDS encoding dihydrofolate reductase family protein — MRKIIVSMYLSLDGVIEEPAWTMPYFNEEVAKFQSDLLFESEALLLGRVTYQGFAATWPSMADEDDFADKMNSMPKFVASTTLEEVEWNASLIKGNITEEVSKLKQEPGQNLLIYGSSDLINTLMQHDLIDEYHFMVHPIVLGNGKRLFKDRHDTKSFKLLKTTTTSSGVVILSYQLEKKEQ, encoded by the coding sequence ATGAGAAAAATAATTGTATCAATGTATCTGTCACTAGATGGTGTTATCGAGGAACCAGCATGGACCATGCCGTATTTCAATGAAGAAGTGGCGAAGTTTCAATCTGATCTACTATTTGAAAGTGAAGCTCTTTTGTTAGGACGAGTAACCTATCAAGGTTTTGCAGCCACCTGGCCTTCCATGGCTGATGAAGATGATTTTGCTGACAAGATGAATAGCATGCCAAAGTTTGTTGCTTCAACAACTTTGGAGGAGGTTGAGTGGAATGCAAGCTTAATTAAAGGTAATATTACAGAAGAAGTATCTAAATTGAAGCAAGAGCCTGGTCAGAACCTCTTAATTTATGGTAGTAGTGATCTTATAAACACGTTGATGCAACATGACCTCATTGATGAATATCATTTCATGGTTCATCCTATTGTCCTAGGGAACGGAAAGCGTCTCTTTAAAGATCGACATGATACAAAAAGTTTTAAACTTTTAAAAACAACAACGACCAGTTCGGGCGTCGTTATTCTTTCCTACCAACTGGAGAAAAAAGAACAATAA